The region TCTATCAGCGTTATAGCCACAAGTCCCGTGCAGAGCGCCAGGTAGAAAAGCACTTCGAGCGACACTCCGAACTCCCTGTAGAGAAAAACCGCCAGCACAGCGCAGAGAAGTTCTACAAGCGGGTACTCAGCCGATATCCGCTCTTCGCAGTAGGCGCACTTGCCTCCAAGCAGCAGCCAGCTCAGGATCGGAATGTTGTGAAGGGCCCTTATGGGGGTTTCGCAGCTTGTGCAGCGGGAACGCGGAGAGACTATCGAGACTCCGGCTGGAATTCTCCTTACACAGACGTTCGCGAAGCTTCCAAGTGCTGCTCCCAGAATGAAAAACCATATTTCGGGAACGATGCTATGAAGAAAAAGAAAAGAACTTTCCAAGGCGACTCCTGTCCCAGTTGCGGCTTTCGTTAAGCGTTTCTTTTCTGCAGTTCCGAAAGCGCCAGGTCAAAATGTCTTCTGCAGAGCTTGATGACTTTCCTGTTTTTCCCCAGATGCTCTTTTATCGCGTGCAAAGATGCCCTGTTGCATACGAGCTTTACGTCCGCTCCGGTTCTGCCTTCAAGCTGTTCTGCAAGTGCGGTGAGTTTCACATCCGTTCCGAGAGGCTTTTTCCGGGTGTGGATTTTTAGGATCTCGAGAATTTCCTCTTTTGAAGGGGTCGGGATCTCGACCACGAGATCGAATCTTCCCGGTCTCAGAAGCGCCGGTTCTATCATGTCAATCCTGTTTGTCGCGGCAAGCACCAGCACATCCGGGAGTTCCTCAACCCCGTCAATCTCGGCAAGCAGCTGGCTTACCACCCTTTCGCTCACGCGGGTCGAGTTAGATTCGGAGCGTCTCGGGCAAAGGGCGTCGAGCTCGTCGAAAAACACTATGCAGGGAGAAACCTGTTTTGCCTTTTTGAAAACTTCCCTTACGGCGCGCTCCGATTCTCCGACATACTTGGAGAGAAGCTCCGCCCCCTTTATGGAAATGAAGTTAACATCCGTTCTGTTGGCAAGCGCTTTTGCGAGGAGGGTCTTTCCCGTTCCCGGAGGGCCGTGAAGCAATATTCCCTTGGGTGACTCTACGTCCAAGGCCTCGTAGAAGTTCCTGTGCTTCATAGGCCATATGACGGATTCAATCAGGTCGTCTTTTACGTTCTCAAGACCTCCGACGTCATCCCAGGAGGTCTTCGGTATCTCAGCCACTATCTCCCTTATTGCAGAGGGATCGATATTTCGAAGCGCCTCAAGGAAGTCTTCCATGCCGACTTCTACAAGAAAGCTGTGTGCGACATTGGAGACGAAGTCCTGTTCCATGTCCGGCAGAATGTTGGTAAGAGAATTTATTGCCGCCTCCCTGCAGAGATTCTCTATGTCGGCCCCCACGTAGCCGCTTGAGAGCTCGGAGAGTCTTTGAAGATCCACGTCGCTTGAAAGCGGCATGCTTCTTGAATGAACCTGGAATATCTCTAGGCGGGCCTTGGTATCGGGGACCGGAAGGTGGATTTCCCTGTCAAACCTGCCAGGGCGGCGAAGCGCGGGGTCGATCATGTCCGGCAGGTTGGTCGCCCCGATAACCGTAACGTTTCCTCTGTGCGTGAGACCGTCCATTAGGGATAGAAGCTGGGCCACCACCCTTTTTTCAACATCTCCCGTAACCTTGTCTCGCCGGGGAGCTATCGCGTCCAGTTCATCTAGGAATATTATGGACGGCTGGTTCTTGGTGGCGTTCTCAAATATCTGGCGCAGTTTGGCTTCGCTCTCCCCGTAGAACCTGTGAATTACCTCGGGGCCGTTTATTACTTGGAAATTTGAATCCGTTTCAAACGCTATGGCTTTTGCGAGCAGGGTTTTTCCGCTTCCCGGGGGGCCTGTAAGAAGGATTCCCCTGGGCGGCTGAACCCCGAGCTTTTCAAAAAGCGATGGGAAGCGTATCGGAAGTTCGAGAATCTCCTTTATTCTTTTTATCTGGCTTGAAAGTCCCCCTATGTCCGTATACGAAACCCTTTCCGCGTCCACCTTGGTTTTCGGCCTCTGTATCACGTCCATGCGGGTTTTCTGACTTATGACAACCGAGTGCTCAGGCATCGTGGTAAGCACGTCGAAGTCTTCGGTCTTGGCGGCGGACACTCTCACAGATACCCTGTCTCCGACCGTTACGGGGAGTCCTTCAAGCCTGTTGTTGAGACGCTTGCTTTTGGACGGGTCGTAGAGAAACGCCTTGTTTCTGGGACACAGGGTTATCCTGCTTGCCTTCTCAAGGTCGGCTTTTGTCACTATTACTATGTCGTCAAGCTCAACTCCCGCATTCTCTCTGGTTACAGTGTCTATTTCTATCACGGAATCCGCTTCGCATTCTTCGGCATCAAGCGGCAGAGCTCTCACGACGGTTTTTTTCCTTCCGTCTATCTGTACCAGGTCCCAAGACGTAAGGCCCAGCTCCTGCATGTCTATGGGGCTTATCCTGGCGTAACCTTTTCCCGAATCCCTTGAGTGGATTTCCGATATTTTAAGCGATATCATAAGTCAGTACCTTTCAAAAAAGATATTAACGCTTAAAATTCTATGGTCAAGAAAGCGCCTGCGGGAAGGGGGAAAGCGGCTTTTTCCCGGGAAAAAACGGTTGGCGAGTCAAGTGCAGCTTAAACATCTGAGCCTTAGGAACTACAGAAATTACGAAAACCTCTCCCTTCCGTTCTATACGGGACTGAACGTCATCCACGGACGAAACGCCCAAGGGAAAACCAACCTTCTCGAGGCCATATATCTTGTCTGCGGGATGCGGCCTTTTTCGGGCGCGAAAAACTCTGAGCTCGTGCGCTTCGGCTGCGAGGCCTCGCTCGTTAAGGGGGAGATTCTTTCCGCAAATGGTCTCAATGAAGTGCACATAACCGTAAAAAAAGAGGGACGCCACACGCGGCTTAACTCAAAGACCGTGCGGAGCATAAGTCAGCATTTCGGCCGCTTCAAGGTCGTTTTGTTCCTTCCCTCGGACATAGAGATAGTTAAGGGCGGCCTTCAGGCAAGAAGAAATTACCTTGATTCCGTTGTAAGCGCCGTACACTCGGCCCACATAAAGCAGCTTCGCGACTACCAGAGGGCCGTAAGCCAGAGAAACCACATGCTCGGATTAAAGGAGAAAGTGTCCCCGCTTTCCGTGGAACTCTGGGACGATCAGATAGCCAGAATCGGAGCCGACATCGTGAGCAGGCGCATCGAGATGATAAAAAGCTTTAACCGTAAGCTCGCCGAGGTTTACGGGGAGCACGGGGAATCGGACATGTCGGCGCGCGTTAGCTACGGGTTTTCGTTTGAACGCAGGGCGGATATTGCAGAGGCGATAAGGGAAGCGCTTTCTAGGAATTTTCCTTCTGACAGAAAAAGAGGTCACACGACTGTCGGTCCCCACAGGGACCGGGTCGGTTTCCTGCTTAACGGGCAGGACGCTTCGCGCTTTGCCTCGCAGGGACAGTCAAAAAACCTGGTTCTGGCGCTTAAGGCCTCAGAGATAAGGCTTTTTAAGGAACACACGGGAACTAATCCCATACTTCTTCTCGATGACATAACGAGCGAGCTTGACATAAAGCGCAGGAGCTTTCTTTTCAAAACTCTCTCGGAATTCACCGGGCAGGTGTTCGTCACCTCGACCGATAAGAACGAGATACCCCGCCGGGGGGAATTCCACTCGTTTCTCGTTGACTCAGGCCGGGTNNNNNNNNNNNNNNNNNNNNNNNNNNNNNNNNNNNNNNNNNNNNNNNNNNNNNNNNNNNNNNNNNNNNNNNNNNNNNNNNNNNNNNNNNNNNNNNNNNNNNNNNNNNNNNNNNNNNNNNNNNNNNNNNNNNNNNNNNNNNNNNNNNNNNNNNNNNNNNNNNNNNNNNNNNNNNNNNNNNNNNNNNNNNNNNNNNNNTGCAGCACGGTTGAAAACAACAATCTCGCGATTCACGCGGTGCCGGAACTCGTTCACCAGAAGGTCACGTTTGACGTAACGGCGTCGCATACCCCGTTTGATGAAAAGTACTCTGAGCTTGACAATATCAGCGTGTTTACCGGAGGAGCGGGGTTCAAGGTAGCGGGGGTGAAGCTGGGTATGGGACTCAGTCACTATACAAACGGAACCTCTTATCCGGTAAAAGACGGAGATTCGTGTGTAGGTAATACCGCGTTGGCTGTGGCGGGTTTTGTTAACTTGGGCGAGAGCGCGAGGCTGAAACTGGGGATCGCCAGGAGCAGCGACCTGATAGACTCATTGTCAATCGATAATACTACTTTTCATGCGGGTTTACGTTTCGGATTCTAAGAATGGAACAAATGCAGGAGGATATAACTAAATGGACCTGAAGATAATTGACATTAATTTCTTTATGAAAGAGACGGTAGCGTCTTACCTTATCGAGACCGGCGAAGGACCGATGCTTATAGAAACAGGTCCCGATACAGCATTTGAGAATCTTAAAAGCGGTCTTTCGGACCTCGGCTACGCGCCCTCTGACGTAAAGCACGTGTTCGTAACCCACATTCATCTTGACCACTCGGGTGCCGCCTGGCATTTCGCCGAGGCGGGATCCACCATATACGTTCACCCGGTGGGGGCTCCGCATCTTGTTGACCCTGAGAAGCTCATGAGGTCCGCCACAAGGATATACGGGGACAAGATGGATGAGCTCTGGGGCGAGGTGAGGGGAATGGATCAAAGCAGCGTGGTTGCCATTGAGGACGGCCAGGTCATCAACATAGGGGGCGTAGAAGTAAGGGTTGTTGAGACAGCCGGACATGCCGGGCATCATCACTGCTACCTGATTGAGAACGCACTCTTTACCGGGGATACTGCGGGGTGCCTGATGGCGGGCGGGCCCATGGTTCCCGCAACCCCTCCTCCCGAAATACACCTTGAGAAGTGGAACGCTTCTATTGAGAAGATGAGGGAAATATCCCCCGACATTATTTATCTTACTCATTTCGGCGGGTACACGGATGTGGGTCCCATGCTTGACGCCGCCGCCGAAAAACTCGAAGAGTGGTCTGAGTGGATTGGCGAGAGATTGTCAGCCGGCAAGAGTGATGAGGAGATAACCGAGGAGTTCGGCGCCTACTTCAAAGAGATATTCGAGCGTGAGGGTACAAGCGAGGATGTTTACCGCAAGTACGAACTAATGGCTCCTTACCACATGAACGCCGGCGGCCTCATAAGGTACTGGAGGAGGCACAGGCTTTCTGATTCCTGAGTCTTTTCGCCGGAACGGCGGTTTTGTTTTCTTCGGTTCCTGTCGTTATAATTACTCGTTTTTGAATCGGGGTGTGGCGCAGCTGGGAGCGCGCAGCATTTGGGATGCTGAGGTCGGAGGTTCGAGCCCTCTCACCCCGACCATTTCTTCGTGATTTGATGCGTGACTTGGTTTTTTCCGCGCCCGTAGCTCAGCCAGGATAGAGCAACGGACTTCTAATCCGTAGGTCAGAGGTTCGAATCCTCTCGGGCGCGCATTTCGGTGGTGCTGGGGGAGTTTCTTTTTCAGAGAAGCGCGGCGCCTAGGAAAAGGTAGAAGGCGCTACCGAATATATCGTTGAACGTGACGAGAAACGGTCCCGATGATACCGCCGGGTCCATCTTTAGCCTGTTAAGAACCAGCGGGCCCGCGACTCCAAGGAACGAAGTTGTAAGCGTGGCTCCTACGATCCCCGCGAATATTACCAGAAACAATCTTGTAACATCAGCCTCCGCAGTATTCAGCAGAAGTCCGATCAGGGAACCCAGAATGCCGCTTATGATCCCCAGAACCAATCCCACCTTGAGTTCTCCCAGAAGAAGGTCTTTTATCTGGCTTTTAACGAAATCACCGGCGGCTATTGTTCTGACGGTGATGGTGTTTGTCTGAACTCCCACGTTTCCGCCCGTAGCCATGACCAGGGGAAGCAGGGCCGCGAGTACGATGAAATTCTCAAGAGTGGTCTGGAATTTTTGCATTATTATAATAGCCAGGACAAGTTCTCCCGCGAGGGCCAGCATTATCCAGGGAGCTCTCAGCCTCACGTTGTCGTATATGGACGTGTGTACAGGGTGCAGCCCCTCGCCGGTTATACCGCCGAGTTTGTATATGTCTTCTCCAGCCTCTTCGGATATGACGTCGAGTATGTCGTCGGCGGTTATCCTGCCGAGCAGCACTCCGGCACTGTCTACCACGGGAAGCGACACTTCGTCGTATTTCCTGAAGATCTTGGCTACTTCCTCCTGGTCCATTTCCGGAGTGGCCGTGATCTCGACCGGGTCCATTATGGTCCAGAGGGGAGAATCAGGCGCCGCTGTCGAGAGCTTAAGCGGGAACACTCTTCCGACGAGCCTCCCAGTTTCGTTCACCACGTAGACCATGTGCAGGTCCTCTACGTCGTCTTCGTCTTCTTCCTTGATCTGTCTTATGAGTTCAACGGTTTCTCTCGAGGTGGCGTTGTGCGGACTTTTAAGAACCTCGGTCTGCATGATTCCGCCCGCGGAATCTTGGGGATACTTTAGAAGCGGCGTCACCTCCTCGCGTTCTTCCGGATCCATGGCTTCGAGAACCTTCTTCGCCACATCTTCCGGCAGTTCTCCCAGGAAGTCGGCAGCGTCGTCCGATTCCATTTCTTCGGCCATCGCGGTGAGGGAAGTCTCCCTCATGGGTTTCAGTATGCTTACTCGTTCCTCGGGGTTAAGCTGGAAATAGACCTCGGAGGCTACTTCCGCGTCGAGGGCCTCGAGTATTAGATGTTTTTCTTTCTGAAGAGAAGCTTGTAGGAGTGACGCTATCTCGGAGGGGTGCATGGACTGGGTTATGCTTCTTACAGCATCCCAGTTCCCCTTCTTAACAGCCCTGTCTATCTTCTTTACCGTTTTCTTGACGTTAACCGGCATTGCGTTACTCTCGGTTCCGTATTTTCAGGAGGCAGGTTGAGATACTGCCCCTTTTCTGAACAGATTAGAATACAGTTTTCGATATCGATTACTACAAAAAATATATTCCCAACACATGTCCCGGGTCTTTTTGTCGCTACGGCTTTTCGATGCTCCAGATGGAGCCGGCAAGTGGTTTTCCATCTTTCCGTTGCGAAACAGATGCTTGCGGAGCTAATGTCTTGGCAATCTTATGTCCCGCTTTGCACGGTTATTCCAAAGAAGGGATTCTGTCGGGTGTTTCCATCCGTTTTACTTTATTCCAAGCGTCCTTCAGTTCTTCTTGCCGAAGAGATGCCCATTCAACAACTAGCCCATGAGCGCGCGGAGGAAGGTGTCCGCGCAATACTGTCAAGGTTTCGATATCCATCAGTACTTGATATTCGCCGTAAAACGCGTGGAAGTGAGGAGGTGCGTGGTCATCAAAATACATGCGTATAATGATTCCATAGAAGCGGCAGAGTTCAGGCATTTGCAAAAGAAGCGTCCGTCTCTGCCATCTCCGCAACTGATTTTCCGGTCAGGTTCATGTAGAGGGCGTCCGGACAGAGTTCAATATCATTTTCCCAAGCTATTGCTCCGTACGAGGTTATACGCACCACCTCGAAGCATTTACGATCATCCCAGGCTTTGAACACGCCATGCCCCGCCAAATGAGATAGATTAATTTCCCCAGCCGTGCCGTCCGAGTAGGAAAGCCAGATACGATAACCATCTCGCGGTTCTACTTTTGTTGCTCTGATCATCTTCTGTTTGCCCAATTACCGATGTTTGTACTCTGTTTCCATCATCTGATTACGGCGTTTAACGTGAGCGGGAGAATACTTTAATTCCTCGCTCGCAGTTAAGAAGCGCTTCGCATAAAGCGGATGAAATGGAACTTCAGTTAATGAGAACCATTATAACTTTTGCCGCACGTGATTCAAATTCGTACGGACAAAGCTGATCAAATCGAAAGCTGCCATCCGATTGAGAAGCTGTAATCGTTTTTAAGCTGCGGGCCGTCGAGGTTGCCGTCTATTTTCATGAAACCGTAGCGGTAGGAGAGCATCCATTCACCCGCTTTGCGAGCATGGTTTCCTATAACCCCTGTGGGGGCGTGATCATCGGGAAGCGAGGCTCCGTCGGCAGACGGGGTCTCGCAGAGGAATAAGAGAGAAAAAGTTGCGGCCAAGGCGAAAAGGAACACTTTTCACCTTGGGCACGCACAAAAACAGAATCTTTTCAATCCGGCACTACGTTACTTCTTTTTGCGTCTGCCGGTTTTTTTCGCGATAAGCTTCTTGAGTTCCCTGCGGTCGGGACTGAGCAGTTCCTTTACGTATTCGACGTTCACCTTCGTCACTATTATGTGACCGACTTCGGTGTTGACTGATTCGTAGATCCCGAGCCTCATCATCCCCTTGGTCTGCATGAGGTTGTCTTCCGTGGGGCTTACGTAATGCACGAAATCGGTTCTGTAACGGTGAATCAGGAACAGGTGAAGCAGGGTAGCAAGACGTTTCTGGCGAAGTGCGGGATCAAAATTGTTCTCGTCCCTCACCGTCAGTATCTTCTCTCCCTTTCTGTCCTGCAGTATCTCGAATATGACATCTCCTACCTTGTCGCCCTTGCCGTTTATGATGTTCAGCTCAAGCACGAAAGTTCCCACGGTGTGAGGCTTGAGTTCAACGGTGAAGCTGTCCTTAATCTTGTAGTGCCTCGTCCAAGCCTCGAGCCACTCTTCGAGAAGCTTGATCGAAACCTCCGTCTGAACCAGGTGCTGGAACTGGGTCGAACCCTTGCCCATGGCTTTCGTGGTTGCGGTTCTTCCGGAACTTGCGACGAGTGCTCCGTCCATTCGGGGTCCCCCGACATGGGTCTGCGGAGTCTTGTAAGGCGAATCTATGAGCCTCAGCCTTCTCTGCACGCGCGCCAGGGCGAGCATGCCGTCTTCCATAAGCGCGGTTGCGAACTCTTCGGCGGCCATGCCGTCGATCTGGTGGCCTCCGTAGGTTATGAAATCGAACACGAAGCCGAGCTTTCCTATCTCCTCGGGGAATTTCTTCATTTCCTCGTCGGTCATTCCCGTCGTATCCCAGTTAAAGGAAGGAGAGAGGTTGTAGGCAAGCATCTTGTCCGGAAAGACCTCGTGGATGGCGTCTGCGAACTGCCTTGCGTCCTCAAGGTCTGCCGTCTTGGTTTCCATCCAGAGCAGGTCGGCGAAGGGTGCCACGGCAAGCGACTTTGCGATTGCGTATTCGATTCCGCCTTTTACCTGGGAATATCCCTCGGGCGTTCTTGAAATCTCGGGGTCCCATATGTAGTCGATTCCCAGGGAATCGGCCTTCTCCATGGCGTCTTTGGTGGAGGCGGTTTTGGCAAACTCTCTCCACTGCTCGATGGTCATATCGAATTCAATGCCCTGCTCCATGTTAAACTCCATTAGCGTCTCTATTGTTTCGCCGAAGGTGCTGAGGCCGGACTCCTCTTCCCATATCTCGACGAACTTGGTGACTACGGAATCCAAAGCGGTTTCAAGTTCCTGGGTATCCCCCTTCATTGCTTCTATATTCTCGTCAATAAACGACGCTATGCCGGTTTGCTCAAGCCACTTGTTCGTTTCCGCGTAGACCTCTTTGCTTATCTTGTAGAGCTTGTGGCCGTTTATCTCCTTTACTCCTTTTTCGTGGATTCTTTTAAGGATCGTCAGGTAGGCGTTTTTGTAACTGGGTATATTGAGCTTGGTTGCTCCCAGAATAAACGGCTGGTCGCGCTCGTCCCCGTTTCCGTCAAGAAGGGTGGCGGCTTCGGCGTCAGTCCTTGAAACTATTATCCCCGGCACTTCCATGATATCGAGCTGGAACCGGGCAGCGTTAAGCCTCTTTATCTGCTCGTCAGAAGGAACGAGAACCTTTCCGCCCTGATGACCGCATTTCTTGGTTCCGGGCTTCTGGTCTTCTATGTGATAGCCTGTAACTCCTGCCTCGACAAACCTTCTGATAAGGTTTCTAACGTGGGCGTCTCCGCCGTGCCCAGTGTCCGCGTCGGCGATTATGAATGGGCTGTAATCGATCTCGGGCGTCTGTTCCCTTTCCTTCTCGGTCATCCTGGCCCGGTTGTATCTCTGGTTCTTGTCCGCGGCGAGAAGTGCCCTTACTATGGGGGCCGCCTCGTCCGGCACCTGGCTAAGCGGGTAGCTCGCGAGGTCCGCTCCCTGGTCCTCGCCGATCGATCCCTTTGCCGACGTGGCCCATCCGCCGAGATATATGCCCTCTATCCCCTTTCTTTTCATCATGACCGCCTGGCCGGGCGAATAGGGGCCGAAGGACGTTATCTGTTTTCGCTCGGCGAAAAGCTCGCGGAGTCTCTTGTAGAACGCCCCCGCGGCGTTTTTCGCGATCGAGTAGTCCCTTCTTATGGTTCCTCTCTGCTCCACCACCTGGCGGGGCGAGTAAAGACGGGTTATTCCCCTGAAGCGCGCGCTTGAGAAATACCTTTTCGTCTTCCTTATCTCAGCTTCTAACTGGCTCATCGATATACTCTCCTGAAAATAAAAATGGTTGTTTCTTCGGGAACCTAGATTACGAAATCGAGATTCTCGGTGATTCTCGTGTCATTGCCCGCGAACTCCGTCATGTAGAGTTCGATTCTCTGCGAGGCCACCTCGTGGTCGTGGTTGTTTAGGTTTATGTTGAGCAGGTCTATGTACCACGGCACCTTTACGTCGTCAAGCACGTAGGCTCTCACTATCTGCTTCGCTATCGGAAGGGTTGTGGGCTTGGAGATGTCGTGGACATCCCTGTCGCTTGCCGCCTGGAGCTTTGCGTACTCTTCCTCAAGAAGCCTCTCGAAGACCTCGACGGTGAACGTGTCCCCGGCCTTAAGCCCCGTCTCGGGGTCGTCCTCGGTGAGATCCGCTCCCTTGTGGATCCACTCCCAGAGTATGCTGAGCCTTATCTCTCCGGTAGCGGCGTCCTCCATCAGGTAGAGAATGTCGTCGTTTCCGAAGAAGTCGGCGGGCTTAAGCGCCGCGGCCTGGAATCCCTGGCCGAATGCGTTTCCGTACTGAAGTCCGACGCTAAGCAGGTTACGCGCCCCCCTTATCGTTCTCGGGGCGGGCTCAAGGAGTATTAGGCCGTCTGCGTCCTCCTGGGTGTAGGTAAGGGGAGGGAATTCCCTTCCGAGCTGGTTCTCCTCGCCGACCTTCTCCCAGACGGGTCTTATTATGTGGACCATCTTCCAGTGGGCTACCCATTTGCCGCTTGCTCCTTCCTGCTGCTCCCTTACGGCCCCGGCGTAGGCTTTCTCCATGCTGCTCTCGACCCCTTCCTTCGATCCCACGGGTATGTTGGGCTCCATGCCTCCCTGCCAGAGCGCGAAGTTCCCGTTTACGTCCGGGGTATTAACGGCCCTTCTAACGCGGTCCTCGTAGTTTCTCATGTATCCGTAGGTCATGGTGATCGACTCTATGTTCGGGTTAACGAAATCCTCA is a window of Candidatus Dadabacteria bacterium DNA encoding:
- a CDS encoding DUF4160 domain-containing protein → MPELCRFYGIIIRMYFDDHAPPHFHAFYGEYQVLMDIETLTVLRGHLPPRAHGLVVEWASLRQEELKDAWNKVKRMETPDRIPSLE
- the aceA gene encoding isocitrate lyase ICL2, translating into MSQLEAEIRKTKRYFSSARFRGITRLYSPRQVVEQRGTIRRDYSIAKNAAGAFYKRLRELFAERKQITSFGPYSPGQAVMMKRKGIEGIYLGGWATSAKGSIGEDQGADLASYPLSQVPDEAAPIVRALLAADKNQRYNRARMTEKEREQTPEIDYSPFIIADADTGHGGDAHVRNLIRRFVEAGVTGYHIEDQKPGTKKCGHQGGKVLVPSDEQIKRLNAARFQLDIMEVPGIIVSRTDAEAATLLDGNGDERDQPFILGATKLNIPSYKNAYLTILKRIHEKGVKEINGHKLYKISKEVYAETNKWLEQTGIASFIDENIEAMKGDTQELETALDSVVTKFVEIWEEESGLSTFGETIETLMEFNMEQGIEFDMTIEQWREFAKTASTKDAMEKADSLGIDYIWDPEISRTPEGYSQVKGGIEYAIAKSLAVAPFADLLWMETKTADLEDARQFADAIHEVFPDKMLAYNLSPSFNWDTTGMTDEEMKKFPEEIGKLGFVFDFITYGGHQIDGMAAEEFATALMEDGMLALARVQRRLRLIDSPYKTPQTHVGGPRMDGALVASSGRTATTKAMGKGSTQFQHLVQTEVSIKLLEEWLEAWTRHYKIKDSFTVELKPHTVGTFVLELNIINGKGDKVGDVIFEILQDRKGEKILTVRDENNFDPALRQKRLATLLHLFLIHRYRTDFVHYVSPTEDNLMQTKGMMRLGIYESVNTEVGHIIVTKVNVEYVKELLSPDRRELKKLIAKKTGRRKKK
- a CDS encoding CDC48 family AAA ATPase yields the protein MISLKISEIHSRDSGKGYARISPIDMQELGLTSWDLVQIDGRKKTVVRALPLDAEECEADSVIEIDTVTRENAGVELDDIVIVTKADLEKASRITLCPRNKAFLYDPSKSKRLNNRLEGLPVTVGDRVSVRVSAAKTEDFDVLTTMPEHSVVISQKTRMDVIQRPKTKVDAERVSYTDIGGLSSQIKRIKEILELPIRFPSLFEKLGVQPPRGILLTGPPGSGKTLLAKAIAFETDSNFQVINGPEVIHRFYGESEAKLRQIFENATKNQPSIIFLDELDAIAPRRDKVTGDVEKRVVAQLLSLMDGLTHRGNVTVIGATNLPDMIDPALRRPGRFDREIHLPVPDTKARLEIFQVHSRSMPLSSDVDLQRLSELSSGYVGADIENLCREAAINSLTNILPDMEQDFVSNVAHSFLVEVGMEDFLEALRNIDPSAIREIVAEIPKTSWDDVGGLENVKDDLIESVIWPMKHRNFYEALDVESPKGILLHGPPGTGKTLLAKALANRTDVNFISIKGAELLSKYVGESERAVREVFKKAKQVSPCIVFFDELDALCPRRSESNSTRVSERVVSQLLAEIDGVEELPDVLVLAATNRIDMIEPALLRPGRFDLVVEIPTPSKEEILEILKIHTRKKPLGTDVKLTALAEQLEGRTGADVKLVCNRASLHAIKEHLGKNRKVIKLCRRHFDLALSELQKRNA
- the mgtE gene encoding magnesium transporter — its product is MPVNVKKTVKKIDRAVKKGNWDAVRSITQSMHPSEIASLLQASLQKEKHLILEALDAEVASEVYFQLNPEERVSILKPMRETSLTAMAEEMESDDAADFLGELPEDVAKKVLEAMDPEEREEVTPLLKYPQDSAGGIMQTEVLKSPHNATSRETVELIRQIKEEDEDDVEDLHMVYVVNETGRLVGRVFPLKLSTAAPDSPLWTIMDPVEITATPEMDQEEVAKIFRKYDEVSLPVVDSAGVLLGRITADDILDVISEEAGEDIYKLGGITGEGLHPVHTSIYDNVRLRAPWIMLALAGELVLAIIIMQKFQTTLENFIVLAALLPLVMATGGNVGVQTNTITVRTIAAGDFVKSQIKDLLLGELKVGLVLGIISGILGSLIGLLLNTAEADVTRLFLVIFAGIVGATLTTSFLGVAGPLVLNRLKMDPAVSSGPFLVTFNDIFGSAFYLFLGAALL
- a CDS encoding malate synthase — its product is AVLGKHFAGFNTGRWDYINSVSDAMAWDEDFVNPNIESITMTYGYMRNYEDRVRRAVNTPDVNGNFALWQGGMEPNIPVGSKEGVESSMEKAYAGAVREQQEGASGKWVAHWKMVHIIRPVWEKVGEENQLGREFPPLTYTQEDADGLILLEPAPRTIRGARNLLSVGLQYGNAFGQGFQAAALKPADFFGNDDILYLMEDAATGEIRLSILWEWIHKGADLTEDDPETGLKAGDTFTVEVFERLLEEEYAKLQAASDRDVHDISKPTTLPIAKQIVRAYVLDDVKVPWYIDLLNINLNNHDHEVASQRIELYMTEFAGNDTRITENLDFVI
- a CDS encoding MBL fold metallo-hydrolase, which produces MDLKIIDINFFMKETVASYLIETGEGPMLIETGPDTAFENLKSGLSDLGYAPSDVKHVFVTHIHLDHSGAAWHFAEAGSTIYVHPVGAPHLVDPEKLMRSATRIYGDKMDELWGEVRGMDQSSVVAIEDGQVINIGGVEVRVVETAGHAGHHHCYLIENALFTGDTAGCLMAGGPMVPATPPPEIHLEKWNASIEKMREISPDIIYLTHFGGYTDVGPMLDAAAEKLEEWSEWIGERLSAGKSDEEITEEFGAYFKEIFEREGTSEDVYRKYELMAPYHMNAGGLIRYWRRHRLSDS
- a CDS encoding DNA replication/repair protein RecF, yielding MASQVQLKHLSLRNYRNYENLSLPFYTGLNVIHGRNAQGKTNLLEAIYLVCGMRPFSGAKNSELVRFGCEASLVKGEILSANGLNEVHITVKKEGRHTRLNSKTVRSISQHFGRFKVVLFLPSDIEIVKGGLQARRNYLDSVVSAVHSAHIKQLRDYQRAVSQRNHMLGLKEKVSPLSVELWDDQIARIGADIVSRRIEMIKSFNRKLAEVYGEHGESDMSARVSYGFSFERRADIAEAIREALSRNFPSDRKRGHTTVGPHRDRVGFLLNGQDASRFASQGQSKNLVLALKASEIRLFKEHTGTNPILLLDDITSELDIKRRSFLFKTLSEFTGQVFVTSTDKNEIPRRGEFHSFLVDSGRV
- a CDS encoding DUF2442 domain-containing protein, whose product is MIRATKVEPRDGYRIWLSYSDGTAGEINLSHLAGHGVFKAWDDRKCFEVVRITSYGAIAWENDIELCPDALYMNLTGKSVAEMAETDASFANA